The Acidobacteriota bacterium genome includes a region encoding these proteins:
- a CDS encoding acyl-CoA dehydrogenase family protein: protein MPDLDPFGIDAELYDLSMSEEAKPLLTKVKNFVADYVEPITEEYYRRGEGREDRWSYGEGQLELLDGAKAKAREMGLWNFFLPDAETGEGLKNLDYAYIAQVLGKNPLASQCMNCSAPDTGNMEVLERVGTPEQKEKWLEPLLNGEIRSCFGMTEPNLASSDAKNIGTRATLDGDEWLIQGEKYYISGAGDPRCKIMICMVKTSPGGPAHRQQSQILVPMDTPGVNVLGPMKVFGHDHAPHGHMHIKLDNVRVPKENILLGEGRGFEISQLRLGPGRIHHCMRSVGQAEKALDLMVKRGMSREAFGRPIIQLGKNIELVSRARIDIEAMRLMVLRAAKAMDVLGNREARVWVHAVKAMVPERTCQIIDQAIQMHGATGVSQWTPLADMYTGQRTLRIADGPDEVHHLVVGRAELRRYTEESAPN from the coding sequence ATGCCCGATCTCGACCCGTTCGGCATCGACGCCGAGTTGTACGACCTTTCGATGTCCGAGGAAGCGAAGCCGCTTCTGACCAAGGTCAAGAACTTCGTGGCCGACTACGTCGAGCCGATCACCGAGGAGTACTACCGCCGGGGTGAGGGGAGAGAGGACCGCTGGAGCTACGGTGAAGGGCAGTTGGAGCTGCTCGACGGGGCCAAGGCGAAGGCCAGGGAGATGGGCCTGTGGAACTTCTTCCTGCCGGACGCGGAGACGGGCGAGGGGCTGAAGAACCTCGACTACGCCTACATCGCCCAGGTGCTTGGCAAGAACCCGCTCGCCTCGCAGTGCATGAACTGCAGCGCGCCGGACACCGGCAACATGGAGGTACTCGAGCGCGTCGGCACGCCGGAGCAGAAGGAGAAATGGCTGGAGCCCTTGCTCAACGGTGAGATCCGGTCGTGCTTCGGCATGACGGAGCCGAACCTGGCTTCGTCCGACGCGAAGAACATCGGCACCCGGGCCACCCTCGACGGCGACGAGTGGTTGATCCAGGGAGAGAAGTACTACATCTCCGGCGCCGGCGACCCGCGTTGCAAGATCATGATCTGCATGGTGAAGACGAGCCCCGGTGGGCCGGCCCATCGCCAGCAGTCCCAGATCCTGGTGCCGATGGACACCCCGGGCGTGAACGTCCTGGGACCGATGAAGGTCTTCGGGCACGACCACGCACCTCACGGCCACATGCACATCAAGCTGGACAACGTCCGGGTGCCGAAGGAGAACATCCTGCTCGGCGAGGGCCGCGGCTTCGAGATCTCCCAGCTCCGACTGGGGCCCGGCCGGATCCACCACTGCATGCGGTCCGTGGGCCAGGCCGAGAAGGCCCTCGACCTGATGGTCAAGCGCGGCATGTCCCGCGAGGCCTTCGGCCGGCCGATCATCCAGCTCGGCAAGAACATCGAGCTCGTGTCACGCGCACGGATCGACATCGAGGCGATGCGCCTGATGGTGCTCCGCGCCGCCAAGGCGATGGACGTGCTGGGCAACCGCGAGGCGCGGGTCTGGGTCCACGCGGTCAAGGCGATGGTCCCCGAGCGTACCTGCCAGATCATCGACCAGGCGATCCAGATGCACGGCGCCACCGGCGTCTCGCAGTGGACCCCGCTCGCCGACATGTACACCGGCCAGCGGACGCTGCGTATCGCGGACGGCCCGGACGAGGTCCATCACCTCGTCGTCGGCCGCGCCGAACTGCGGCGGTACACGGAGGAGAGCGCGCCGAACTAG
- a CDS encoding histidinol phosphatase, with translation MRLQAVACGLLAAASAWSHAQESRSGEPPPRRWTTLERLSAERLAAAHADIGRLRAAVQPPPPLPGLTDYRGVFHADAGDSDHTGGTPEELLRDARRIDVDVVFLSDHYRPPRDFMDGWRGLRDGVLFVPGSEAHGFLIHPEASVVEYMAGDAAGLLRQVNRGAGMAFLSHVEERVDHPMDGLAGMEIYNRHADALDDGDSMRALVAWIVDPDQSKALARAVELYPEEVFGAQFDYPALYLAKWDRETARRRIVGVNANDCHHNQVLVVIKVDDNSVRVGTIVDDPDEMRVLTTADAPRIPELVRDHEPGDVIGRYDLDPYWVSMHNSTTHILAPVLDEASIRAAVAAGHVYVAHDWLADPTGFQFFVGEPGAPAAIMGDEWTLDARGTAELKAHFPLPAYIRLIRNGEEIAATEARTFTHRLDRPGAYRVEGWLEVDGEWRTWIYSNPVYVK, from the coding sequence TTGCGGCTCCAGGCTGTCGCCTGCGGCCTTCTGGCCGCCGCGTCCGCCTGGAGCCACGCTCAGGAATCGAGGTCCGGCGAACCGCCGCCACGACGCTGGACCACTCTCGAACGTCTGAGCGCCGAGCGCCTCGCGGCGGCGCACGCAGACATCGGACGGCTACGCGCGGCGGTTCAGCCGCCGCCGCCCCTCCCCGGCCTGACCGACTACCGCGGCGTGTTCCACGCCGACGCCGGCGACTCGGATCACACCGGCGGCACGCCTGAGGAGTTGCTCCGGGACGCCAGGCGGATCGATGTCGATGTCGTCTTCCTGTCCGACCACTACCGGCCGCCGCGCGACTTCATGGACGGTTGGCGCGGACTTCGCGACGGCGTTCTGTTTGTCCCTGGCTCGGAGGCGCACGGCTTCCTGATCCACCCCGAGGCGTCGGTCGTCGAGTACATGGCCGGTGACGCCGCCGGCCTGCTCCGCCAGGTTAACCGCGGCGCCGGCATGGCCTTCCTCTCCCACGTCGAAGAGCGGGTCGACCATCCGATGGACGGCCTGGCCGGCATGGAGATCTACAACCGCCACGCCGACGCCCTCGACGACGGCGACTCGATGCGCGCCCTGGTCGCCTGGATCGTCGACCCGGACCAGTCGAAGGCCCTGGCCCGTGCCGTCGAGCTGTACCCCGAGGAGGTCTTCGGCGCCCAGTTCGACTACCCGGCTCTCTACCTCGCCAAGTGGGACCGGGAAACGGCCCGCCGCCGGATCGTCGGCGTCAACGCGAACGACTGCCACCACAACCAGGTCTTGGTCGTGATCAAGGTCGACGACAACTCCGTCCGCGTCGGCACGATCGTCGACGATCCGGACGAGATGCGGGTCCTGACGACGGCCGACGCGCCACGAATCCCGGAACTGGTTCGCGACCACGAGCCCGGTGACGTCATCGGCCGCTACGACCTGGACCCCTACTGGGTGTCGATGCACAACTCAACGACCCACATCCTGGCTCCGGTACTGGACGAAGCATCCATCCGCGCCGCCGTCGCCGCGGGCCACGTCTACGTCGCCCACGACTGGCTGGCCGACCCGACCGGCTTCCAGTTCTTCGTCGGCGAACCCGGAGCGCCGGCCGCCATCATGGGCGATGAGTGGACGCTAGATGCAAGAGGAACGGCGGAACTCAAGGCCCACTTCCCCTTACCCGCCTACATCAGACTCATCCGCAACGGCGAAGAGATCGCCGCTACCGAAGCCCGAACCTTCACCCACCGCCTCGACCGCCCTGGTGCCTACCGAGTCGAAGGCTGGCTAGAGGTCGACGGCGAATGGCGAACGTGGATCTACTCGAATCCGGTGTACGTGAAGTAA
- a CDS encoding amidohydrolase family protein, with protein MSAPKPGTAGWLAQVQEETVDPSRRIVDPHHHLWRRPTGDYLLEDLWGDTEAIGTDGESHNIEKTVFVECRACYREDGPEHLRCVGETEFVAENAAASAEGEGAVISGIVSHANLTLGEGVAEVLDAHEEAGNGLFRGIRHSGARDPHPEALRIAGRAPEGLYARDDFRRGMAVLGQRGLTFDTWHYHHQNGDFADLARAVPETTMILDHFGTPLGVGPYADKREEIFESWKDDIAEIAECPNVVAKIGGLAMPDNGFGWNTRATPATSDELVAAQRRYYLHTIECFGPDRCMFESNFPVDKFSIPYHAMYNGLKKIAAGFPDDEQDAMFYRTAARVYSL; from the coding sequence ATGTCCGCACCCAAGCCCGGCACGGCCGGGTGGCTGGCCCAGGTTCAGGAAGAAACCGTCGACCCGTCGCGGCGGATCGTCGATCCGCACCATCACCTGTGGCGGCGGCCCACGGGCGACTACCTGCTCGAGGACCTGTGGGGCGACACGGAGGCGATCGGCACGGACGGCGAGAGCCACAACATCGAGAAGACGGTGTTCGTGGAGTGCAGAGCCTGCTACCGCGAGGACGGTCCCGAGCACCTGCGGTGCGTGGGTGAGACGGAGTTCGTGGCCGAAAACGCCGCCGCCTCGGCCGAAGGCGAGGGTGCTGTGATCTCGGGCATTGTCAGCCACGCGAACCTGACCCTTGGCGAAGGCGTAGCGGAAGTGCTCGACGCCCACGAGGAGGCCGGCAACGGCCTGTTCCGGGGCATCCGCCACTCCGGCGCCCGCGATCCCCACCCCGAAGCCTTGCGGATCGCCGGCCGGGCGCCCGAGGGACTCTACGCCCGTGACGATTTCCGGCGTGGCATGGCGGTGCTGGGACAGCGCGGCCTGACCTTCGACACCTGGCACTACCACCACCAGAACGGCGACTTCGCCGATCTGGCTCGGGCAGTGCCCGAAACGACGATGATCCTCGACCACTTCGGCACGCCGCTGGGCGTGGGCCCCTACGCGGACAAGCGCGAGGAGATCTTCGAGAGCTGGAAGGACGACATCGCCGAGATCGCCGAGTGCCCCAACGTCGTCGCCAAGATCGGGGGCCTGGCGATGCCCGACAACGGCTTCGGCTGGAACACCCGGGCCACGCCTGCGACCTCGGACGAACTCGTAGCCGCCCAGCGCCGTTACTACCTGCACACGATCGAGTGCTTCGGTCCCGACCGCTGCATGTTCGAGAGCAACTTCCCGGTCGACAAGTTCTCGATCCCCTACCACGCCATGTACAACGGCCTGAAGAAGATCGCGGCCGGGTTCCCGGACGACGAGCAGGACGCGATGTTCTACCGGACCGCCGCCCGGGTCTACTCCTTGTGA
- a CDS encoding DUF3500 domain-containing protein — MSTRMLLLALGCAGAAGFLGAAGNDRTSDTMASAANNLLAALTAGQRETVMLDFNAAERVDWHFIPKERKGLSMLDMDPAQHHLLHALLSASLSRTGYGKTTTVMSLETVLRRLEEAAGANRFTSMRDPLRYHVTFFGEPSEDGDWGWSFEGHHVSLNFTVVAGEATASTPLFLGANPHRVPSGPREGLRALGSEEDLARALLESLDEEQRERATIGEEAPRDIFSSNQPRVERQVPKGLPASALSEEQRALLDALIEEYAGNVPPDLAERRRAQVKAAGNAIHFAWMGSGDPGAPHYYRVQAPDFVIEYDNVQNNANHSHTVWRDFDGDFGRDLLAEHHRDYEH; from the coding sequence ATGTCGACACGCATGCTGCTGCTCGCACTGGGCTGCGCCGGCGCCGCGGGCTTCCTCGGCGCGGCCGGGAACGACAGAACCTCCGACACGATGGCCTCGGCCGCGAACAACCTCCTCGCCGCCCTGACCGCCGGCCAGCGCGAGACGGTCATGCTCGACTTCAACGCCGCCGAGAGAGTCGACTGGCACTTCATCCCCAAGGAGCGCAAGGGGCTTTCGATGCTGGACATGGACCCGGCGCAGCACCACCTGCTCCACGCCCTGCTCAGCGCATCGCTCAGCCGCACGGGCTACGGCAAGACGACCACCGTGATGAGTCTTGAAACCGTGCTGCGCAGGCTCGAGGAAGCGGCCGGCGCCAACCGGTTCACGTCGATGCGCGACCCCCTCCGCTACCACGTCACGTTCTTCGGCGAACCCAGCGAGGACGGCGACTGGGGCTGGAGCTTCGAAGGGCACCACGTCTCGCTCAACTTCACAGTCGTCGCCGGAGAGGCGACCGCCTCCACGCCGCTGTTCCTGGGCGCCAACCCGCACCGCGTGCCGAGCGGGCCGCGCGAGGGACTCCGCGCCCTGGGGAGCGAAGAAGACCTTGCCCGGGCCCTGCTCGAGTCCCTGGACGAGGAGCAGCGTGAACGGGCCACGATCGGCGAGGAGGCACCCCGCGACATCTTCAGCTCGAACCAGCCGCGCGTCGAGCGCCAGGTTCCCAAGGGCCTGCCGGCAAGCGCCCTCAGCGAGGAGCAGCGGGCTCTGCTGGACGCGCTGATCGAGGAGTACGCCGGCAACGTGCCGCCCGACCTCGCCGAACGGCGCCGCGCCCAGGTCAAGGCCGCCGGGAATGCGATCCACTTCGCCTGGATGGGATCGGGCGACCCCGGAGCGCCCCACTACTACCGCGTCCAGGCGCCGGACTTCGTCATCGAGTACGACAACGTCCAGAACAACGCCAACCACAGCCACACGGTCTGGCGCGACTTCGACGGCGACTTCGGCCGCGACCTGCTGGCCGAGCATCACCGCGACTACGAGCACTGA
- a CDS encoding DUF5916 domain-containing protein, protein MIVLLLAPILTVPHLAAAEDGPVMEALRIKQPVRVDGELTDSAWSTTEWAGGFVQRQPRTGEPSSESTQFAIAYTPDTMFVAVRANDREPARIVAKEMERDSDLFQDDSILLLFDTFHDGRNAYLFQTNPNGARTDALVTDEGRDVNWAWDGVWDVAARRTGQGWVAEIAIPVSTLRFDPRGEVWGLNVQRVIRRRNEETYWAPLPLEASRNSDLVQYQQVAVYRVSLAGEMTGLRGLRPSRQLDIVPYAVAGQSDDRVLGSSRDDFDGGLDLKWGLTRSLVLDLTYNTDFAEVEVDDQQVNLTRFSLFFPEKRDFFLENAGVFDFGPRPRVPWGQPLMRPFFSRQIGLEGGRTVPIDVGARLTGRAGGWNIGVLGIGTAGLPAGEDGERAVPAATYGVARFTRNIGERSTIGGIFTQRGREGHGSERLAGLDFDLKPTQRTEVSGFWAESDLGLGGAEEEDNQTRGAGFAYQGPEFSATADYVEVQPDFEPTAGFLLRRDFRMFYPRLEFRPRIEKWGLLNWWSDLGVERFERSSDGRLESERIAFSPLGFATESGEFLWLGRRWSKEQLFEPFEISPGIVVPTGLYDNDGFAGGFSTSGKRPVWYDSLTFWGGFFDGDWLTTSSTVTLRLSRRLRTSTSWSYTDVSLAAGSFSFDQFQQRLDVSWTPNVRLNLLAQYNTADELLGVNARFHWIYRPGSDLYVVYNENWTAEAIHRRVPLGRQVIVKLNYRMQR, encoded by the coding sequence TTGATCGTCCTTCTGCTGGCTCCGATCCTGACCGTCCCGCATCTCGCGGCGGCCGAGGATGGGCCTGTCATGGAGGCGCTCCGCATCAAGCAGCCTGTTCGTGTGGACGGTGAGTTGACGGATTCCGCCTGGTCCACGACCGAGTGGGCGGGCGGCTTCGTCCAGCGCCAGCCGCGCACCGGCGAGCCGTCGAGCGAGTCGACCCAATTCGCGATCGCGTACACGCCCGACACCATGTTCGTCGCGGTGCGGGCGAACGACCGCGAGCCGGCGAGGATCGTCGCGAAGGAGATGGAGCGGGACAGCGACCTGTTCCAGGACGACTCGATCCTGCTGCTCTTCGACACCTTTCACGACGGGCGCAACGCCTACCTGTTCCAGACCAACCCGAACGGCGCGCGTACCGACGCGCTGGTTACCGACGAAGGCAGGGACGTGAACTGGGCCTGGGACGGCGTCTGGGATGTCGCCGCGCGCAGGACGGGGCAGGGCTGGGTGGCGGAGATCGCGATTCCGGTCTCGACGTTGCGTTTCGATCCCCGCGGCGAGGTGTGGGGCCTGAACGTGCAGCGGGTGATCCGGCGCCGAAACGAAGAAACCTACTGGGCGCCCTTGCCGCTGGAGGCGAGCCGCAACAGTGACCTGGTGCAGTACCAGCAGGTCGCCGTCTACCGGGTGTCGCTGGCCGGGGAGATGACCGGACTGCGAGGGCTTCGGCCGTCGCGCCAGCTCGACATCGTGCCCTACGCGGTCGCCGGTCAGAGCGACGACCGGGTCCTCGGGAGCAGCAGAGACGACTTCGACGGCGGACTGGATCTGAAGTGGGGGCTCACCCGTTCCCTGGTGCTCGACCTGACGTACAACACGGACTTTGCCGAGGTCGAGGTCGACGACCAGCAGGTCAACCTGACCCGGTTCTCGCTGTTCTTCCCGGAGAAGCGGGACTTCTTCCTTGAGAACGCGGGCGTCTTCGACTTCGGGCCGCGGCCTCGAGTGCCGTGGGGCCAGCCATTGATGAGGCCGTTCTTCTCCCGGCAGATCGGGCTCGAAGGCGGTCGCACGGTGCCGATCGACGTCGGTGCGCGGCTCACGGGGCGGGCGGGCGGCTGGAACATCGGCGTTCTGGGGATCGGCACTGCCGGCCTCCCGGCGGGGGAGGATGGAGAGCGTGCGGTGCCCGCGGCGACGTACGGCGTGGCCCGGTTCACCAGGAACATCGGCGAGCGGTCGACGATCGGAGGCATCTTCACCCAGCGCGGCCGGGAAGGGCACGGCAGCGAACGGCTGGCGGGCCTGGACTTCGACCTGAAGCCGACCCAGCGGACGGAGGTCTCGGGATTCTGGGCGGAAAGCGACCTCGGGTTGGGTGGGGCCGAGGAGGAGGACAACCAGACCCGGGGCGCGGGCTTCGCCTACCAGGGGCCGGAGTTCAGCGCCACCGCGGACTACGTGGAGGTGCAGCCGGACTTCGAGCCGACGGCCGGTTTCCTACTGCGGCGGGACTTCAGGATGTTCTATCCGCGCCTGGAGTTTCGGCCCAGGATCGAGAAGTGGGGCCTGCTCAACTGGTGGTCCGACCTCGGTGTCGAGCGCTTCGAACGGAGCAGCGACGGCCGGTTGGAGAGCGAGAGAATCGCCTTCTCGCCTCTCGGCTTCGCCACCGAGAGCGGTGAGTTCCTGTGGCTCGGCCGGCGCTGGTCCAAGGAGCAGTTGTTCGAGCCGTTCGAGATCTCGCCGGGCATCGTCGTTCCGACCGGCCTGTACGACAACGATGGCTTTGCGGGTGGTTTTTCCACCAGCGGCAAGCGGCCGGTCTGGTACGACAGCCTGACGTTCTGGGGAGGGTTCTTCGACGGCGACTGGCTGACGACGTCGTCGACCGTGACTCTTCGGCTGTCGAGGCGGCTGCGGACCTCGACTTCCTGGTCGTACACCGACGTGTCGCTTGCCGCCGGGAGTTTCAGCTTCGATCAGTTCCAGCAGCGGTTGGACGTTTCGTGGACCCCCAATGTTCGTCTCAACTTGCTCGCTCAGTACAACACGGCGGACGAACTGCTCGGCGTGAACGCCCGCTTCCACTGGATCTACCGGCCCGGATCGGACCTGTACGTCGTCTACAACGAGAACTGGACCGCGGAGGCGATCCACCGACGAGTGCCCCTCGGCCGGCAGGTGATCGTCAAGCTGAACTACCGCATGCAGCGCTGA
- a CDS encoding VWA domain-containing protein: protein MPGSRLFRSSAERLAATVAAAATIALTLWHAPPQAAAQTEPPAEEAPDDRPPDQRPIREDIVLRESIDVRLISLDAVVTDSSDRPVTGLTKDDFDLKVQGEPVEILSVSAGEELRETISGRLTLLLFIDERHLQRKHRDMALAEIAGALDAEIEANPTWVAAAAFGERLEPLLSPTRDRDAVKAVITAISDREPPATGLRNQQRVASVALRDALRLMAAKGSRYRLGEASLASVESNLRNYGEALRLDTLQTVAAVRSLVEALAFVPGRKAILFVSDGLPRHPLDSAAKTMYDRLAGASRQLEGDELIRAPGTLQMHDRNHLPFGVDRADDMGLPSNNPQLDDGGAMSFQTLAAELSCADAFEQLAALANTHRVTFYPLKPPVVDPSISDLGESAAGRGSIVELSDVRSGMESLAGLTGGLSFAAETGVGEFLQSTRVDISTYYSLSFAPPDSMGDTGIREVTLRLRKRSAARHGKVRYRASYVPVTIQQNLASRAWGTLLFGWEENPHNMEVQVRRVADPPKGRSQGQTPLEVVASLRIGELELVPVRAARNPVASGTYRVVLQVQRDDGSRMPPQHFDFDLRVPLAELEAAGEQYIAVRSGLLLAPGSYRLAVGLWEENSGRSSFVVRALSVQPDPSVA, encoded by the coding sequence TTGCCCGGTTCACGACTCTTCCGAAGCTCCGCGGAACGGCTGGCGGCAACCGTCGCCGCGGCCGCGACCATCGCCCTGACGCTCTGGCACGCCCCCCCGCAGGCAGCCGCGCAGACCGAGCCGCCAGCCGAGGAGGCACCGGACGACCGACCGCCGGACCAGCGCCCGATCCGCGAGGACATCGTCCTGCGCGAGTCGATCGACGTGCGGCTGATCAGCCTCGACGCCGTGGTGACCGACTCTTCCGACCGACCCGTCACCGGCCTGACGAAGGACGACTTCGATCTCAAGGTACAGGGAGAGCCGGTGGAGATCCTGAGTGTTTCGGCCGGGGAGGAACTGCGCGAGACGATCAGCGGCCGCCTCACGCTCCTGCTCTTCATCGACGAGCGGCACCTGCAGCGGAAGCACCGCGACATGGCCCTGGCCGAGATCGCCGGGGCCCTGGACGCGGAGATCGAGGCGAATCCCACCTGGGTTGCGGCTGCCGCCTTCGGGGAGCGCCTCGAACCGCTGCTTTCGCCCACACGCGACCGCGATGCCGTCAAGGCGGTAATCACCGCGATCTCGGACCGCGAACCGCCGGCTACCGGTCTCCGCAACCAGCAGCGCGTAGCTTCTGTGGCCCTGCGCGACGCTCTGCGGCTGATGGCCGCCAAGGGCAGCCGCTACCGGCTCGGCGAAGCGTCTCTCGCCAGCGTCGAGTCGAACCTGCGCAACTACGGCGAAGCTCTGCGGCTCGACACCCTGCAGACCGTCGCCGCCGTGCGCTCCCTGGTCGAGGCCCTGGCCTTCGTCCCCGGCCGAAAGGCGATCCTGTTCGTGAGCGACGGCCTGCCACGCCATCCGCTCGACAGCGCGGCGAAGACGATGTACGACCGGCTCGCGGGCGCATCGCGTCAGCTCGAAGGGGACGAGTTGATCCGGGCTCCCGGCACTCTCCAGATGCACGACCGCAACCACCTGCCCTTCGGCGTCGACCGGGCCGACGACATGGGCCTGCCCTCCAACAACCCCCAACTCGACGACGGAGGCGCTATGTCCTTCCAGACGTTGGCCGCGGAACTGAGCTGCGCGGACGCCTTCGAACAACTCGCGGCCCTGGCGAACACGCACCGCGTCACCTTCTATCCGCTCAAACCGCCGGTGGTCGACCCGTCGATCAGCGATCTGGGTGAGAGCGCCGCGGGGCGAGGCTCGATCGTCGAACTGTCGGATGTTCGCTCCGGCATGGAGAGTCTGGCCGGCTTGACCGGCGGCCTGTCCTTCGCCGCCGAGACCGGTGTCGGCGAGTTCCTGCAGTCGACCAGGGTCGACATCTCGACCTACTACTCGCTTTCCTTCGCACCGCCCGACTCGATGGGCGATACCGGTATCCGGGAGGTCACACTCCGGTTGCGGAAGCGGTCCGCGGCTCGGCACGGCAAGGTGCGCTACCGCGCCAGCTATGTGCCGGTGACGATCCAGCAGAACCTCGCCAGTCGCGCCTGGGGCACCCTGCTGTTCGGCTGGGAAGAGAATCCGCACAACATGGAGGTCCAGGTCCGCCGGGTCGCCGACCCGCCGAAGGGCCGAAGCCAAGGGCAGACGCCGCTCGAGGTCGTTGCCAGCCTGCGCATCGGCGAGCTTGAGCTCGTGCCGGTGCGAGCTGCCCGAAACCCTGTTGCCAGCGGCACCTACCGCGTCGTGCTGCAGGTTCAGCGCGACGACGGGAGCCGGATGCCGCCCCAGCACTTCGACTTCGATCTCAGGGTGCCTCTGGCCGAACTCGAGGCGGCGGGAGAGCAGTACATCGCCGTCCGCAGCGGTCTGCTGCTGGCGCCCGGGAGCTACCGCCTGGCGGTCGGTCTCTGGGAGGAGAACAGCGGGCGCTCCTCCTTCGTGGTGCGGGCACTCTCGGTGCAGCCGGACCCGAGCGTCGCCTGA
- a CDS encoding DUF6152 family protein: MKFQRIVLLAAGAAVVIAIPVAAHHAFSAEFDADRPLQLRGTVTKMEWINPHAWIHLEVANDDGTSTVWMVEGGTPNTLARRGFTKNSLLPGTEIVVDGYQAKDGSNKANGRDLTFPDGRKLFMGSSGTGAPRDGRDPTEPPR; this comes from the coding sequence ATGAAGTTCCAGCGGATCGTTCTGCTCGCCGCAGGCGCGGCCGTAGTGATCGCCATACCCGTCGCGGCTCACCACGCCTTCTCGGCCGAGTTCGACGCCGACCGGCCGCTCCAGCTTCGCGGCACGGTGACGAAGATGGAGTGGATCAATCCCCACGCATGGATCCACCTCGAGGTCGCGAACGACGACGGCACGTCGACGGTCTGGATGGTGGAAGGCGGAACGCCGAACACGCTCGCCCGTCGCGGCTTCACCAAGAACTCGCTCTTACCCGGGACCGAGATCGTGGTCGACGGCTACCAGGCCAAGGATGGGTCGAACAAGGCGAACGGCCGTGACCTGACCTTCCCGGATGGCCGGAAGCTGTTCATGGGCTCGTCGGGCACCGGCGCTCCTCGCGACGGACGCGACCCGACCGAGCCACCTCGGTAG
- a CDS encoding YIP1 family protein, which translates to MTAHQQTTDNPRETEATGDRPRAGWLNALVGIVISPRASFEIIRRNSPWLPTLLLVLLGTLAVGELGRPYQERGMRAQLAEVLPGGAEQADLLMATAEQAGPVALWTGRAVAGVTFAVVLLIQTLLLWLLALAFQGQARFPQALSLMVHLKLILLVQGFATFLIASLRGLDAVQSMEDAQPVPGLNLLLAGDSVALNVVWASLNPFTLWFLCLLGLGAASVLGLPQRKAYLLAGVYWAATTAFATALAGVGAAVMPG; encoded by the coding sequence ATGACCGCACACCAGCAGACCACCGACAACCCGCGCGAGACCGAGGCGACGGGCGACCGACCTCGAGCGGGCTGGCTCAACGCCCTTGTCGGAATCGTCATCTCGCCGCGGGCGAGCTTCGAGATCATCCGCCGGAACTCACCCTGGCTTCCGACTCTGCTCCTGGTACTGCTGGGCACGCTCGCGGTCGGCGAGTTGGGCCGGCCGTATCAGGAACGCGGCATGAGGGCCCAACTGGCCGAAGTGCTGCCCGGAGGCGCCGAGCAGGCCGACCTGCTGATGGCAACAGCAGAACAGGCGGGGCCGGTCGCACTCTGGACCGGGCGCGCCGTAGCCGGGGTCACCTTCGCGGTCGTCCTGCTGATCCAGACCCTGCTCCTGTGGCTCCTCGCGCTGGCCTTCCAGGGTCAGGCGCGCTTCCCGCAAGCACTGTCGCTGATGGTCCACCTCAAGCTGATCCTCCTGGTTCAGGGGTTCGCCACGTTCCTCATCGCCAGTCTGAGGGGGCTGGATGCCGTCCAATCGATGGAGGACGCGCAGCCGGTCCCGGGCCTCAACCTGCTGCTGGCAGGAGACAGCGTTGCTCTCAATGTGGTGTGGGCAAGCCTCAATCCCTTCACGCTGTGGTTCCTGTGCCTGCTCGGTCTGGGCGCGGCGTCGGTCCTGGGGCTGCCCCAGCGAAAGGCCTACCTGCTCGCCGGTGTCTACTGGGCGGCAACGACGGCATTCGCGACTGCCCTCGCAGGCGTCGGAGCCGCAGTCATGCCCGGCTAG
- a CDS encoding ABC transporter ATP-binding protein: MAAIKAKNLTRSYGGNVVVDGVDVDVREGQILGFVGPNGAGKTTTWSMLTGVVKPTAGTVHLLGRPVDVNDTELKQQLGIVPDHSTMFESLTGEELLLSYARIYGLSREDAGQRTDEALAVFDLQDAARRPITTYSHGMRKKIRLAAATLHAPRVLFLDEPFEGMDALSARTVMSILQQMAEQGAAIFLTSHMLDYVERVSSHIAVIRDGKVLLSCSLEEFRELPDAGGEDGAGRLENLILSISRRERFSRLSWIGNRSKT; this comes from the coding sequence ATGGCAGCAATCAAGGCAAAGAACCTAACCCGATCATACGGCGGCAATGTCGTCGTCGATGGAGTCGATGTCGACGTCCGGGAAGGCCAGATCCTGGGGTTCGTCGGTCCCAACGGCGCTGGAAAGACGACGACCTGGTCGATGCTGACTGGAGTGGTCAAGCCCACGGCAGGCACGGTCCACCTGCTGGGCAGACCGGTCGACGTGAACGACACGGAACTCAAGCAGCAGCTCGGGATCGTGCCCGACCACAGCACCATGTTCGAGAGCCTGACCGGCGAGGAGCTGCTGTTGTCCTACGCCCGCATCTACGGTCTGAGCCGCGAGGACGCCGGGCAACGAACCGACGAAGCACTCGCCGTCTTCGACCTACAGGACGCCGCCAGGCGACCGATCACGACCTACTCGCACGGCATGAGGAAGAAGATCCGGCTGGCGGCAGCGACGCTTCACGCGCCGCGGGTCCTGTTCCTCGATGAACCGTTCGAGGGGATGGACGCCTTGAGCGCCCGGACCGTCATGTCGATCCTGCAGCAGATGGCCGAGCAGGGAGCAGCCATCTTCCTCACTTCCCACATGCTCGACTACGTCGAACGCGTGTCGAGCCACATCGCGGTCATTCGCGACGGCAAGGTCCTTCTGTCGTGCTCCCTGGAGGAGTTCCGCGAACTGCCCGACGCCGGGGGAGAAGACGGTGCCGGCCGGCTCGAGAACCTCATCCTCAGCATCTCCAGACGAGAGCGGTTTTCCCGTCTCTCGTGGATCGGCAACCGGAGCAAGACATGA